In candidate division KSB1 bacterium, the following are encoded in one genomic region:
- a CDS encoding NAD(P)-binding domain-containing protein, which translates to MRMETIVGFIGGGRVTRLLLEALRRADGLPKQVVVYDPEAKNLERLSTIVGDGLVKADTNRAVAEAANWVFLAVHPPIAAEVCGQIKSELKKDAILISLIPTIRLHHLSGMLNGFNRIVRMIPNAPSVIGRGYNPVVYSDALTTGDRSSLVSLFRHWGESPEVPEEHLEAYAIITGMGPTYFWFQWLELERLGSDFGIPKTHLRPALTAMITGAMELLSRSDLPAEEVLDLIPVHPLKNDEETIRQIFQNRLGSLYQKLKTATR; encoded by the coding sequence ATGAGAATGGAGACAATTGTTGGTTTCATTGGCGGTGGACGGGTGACCCGGCTGCTGCTGGAGGCTCTGCGGCGAGCCGATGGCCTGCCAAAGCAAGTCGTGGTCTATGATCCGGAAGCGAAGAATCTCGAAAGACTATCGACTATCGTTGGCGATGGCCTGGTCAAAGCCGACACAAATCGGGCCGTAGCGGAGGCGGCCAATTGGGTGTTTCTGGCCGTGCATCCGCCAATCGCGGCTGAGGTGTGCGGTCAGATCAAATCCGAGCTGAAAAAAGATGCGATTCTCATCTCGTTGATTCCGACGATCAGGCTCCACCATCTATCTGGGATGCTCAACGGTTTCAACCGCATCGTGCGCATGATCCCCAATGCACCCTCCGTGATCGGCAGGGGTTACAATCCGGTCGTTTATTCAGATGCCCTCACGACGGGTGACCGTTCGTCCCTCGTTAGCCTGTTCCGACATTGGGGCGAGTCGCCCGAGGTGCCCGAAGAGCATCTGGAAGCCTACGCCATCATCACCGGCATGGGTCCAACCTATTTCTGGTTCCAGTGGCTGGAACTTGAGCGGCTGGGGTCGGACTTTGGCATACCAAAGACCCATTTACGGCCGGCTCTGACTGCCATGATCACTGGTGCGATGGAGTTGCTATCCCGATCAGATCTGCCTGCCGAAGAGGTGCTGGATTTGATTCCCGTCCACCCGCTGAAAAACGATGAAGAGACCATCCGGCAGATTTTCCAGAACAGGTTGGGCAGTCTGTATCAGAAGCTGAAGACAGCAACACGGTGA
- a CDS encoding NifB/NifX family molybdenum-iron cluster-binding protein produces the protein MKENRMKVAAVSEDGVTISQHFGRAPFYVVVTVEKGQIVGREIRDKMGHAQFASKPHTERAHGTDPGGHGFAPAAQDRHTRMAAAIGDCEVLLARGMGAGAYESMRQAGIRPLVTDISNIDEAVHAYLAGRLVDHTERLH, from the coding sequence ATGAAGGAGAACAGAATGAAGGTCGCAGCTGTCTCTGAAGATGGTGTGACCATCAGCCAGCACTTTGGCCGTGCGCCGTTCTACGTGGTTGTTACCGTGGAGAAGGGCCAGATCGTGGGCCGGGAGATACGCGACAAGATGGGTCATGCCCAATTTGCCAGCAAGCCACATACGGAAAGGGCCCATGGGACCGACCCGGGCGGCCACGGCTTTGCCCCTGCGGCGCAAGATCGCCATACCCGTATGGCAGCGGCCATTGGTGACTGCGAGGTGCTCCTGGCTCGGGGCATGGGGGCCGGGGCCTATGAGAGCATGCGCCAGGCCGGCATCCGCCCGCTGGTGACTGACATCTCGAACATTGACGAGGCCGTCCACGCATACCTGGCAGGCCGGCTCGTGGATCACACAGAACGATTACATTGA
- a CDS encoding zinc ribbon domain-containing protein produces the protein MPTYEFKCLDCGHQFEIFTSISQKEKGLELKCSKCGSEKVGEIFGSLIFVHKSGEVVPTGGSCCSRR, from the coding sequence ATGCCAACCTATGAATTCAAATGTCTCGATTGTGGGCATCAGTTTGAGATCTTTACCTCGATCAGTCAGAAGGAAAAAGGCTTGGAGCTAAAGTGCTCGAAATGCGGCAGCGAGAAGGTGGGTGAGATTTTCGGTAGCCTCATCTTCGTGCACAAGAGCGGGGAGGTCGTGCCTACCGGCGGAAGCTGCTGCTCACGGCGATAA
- a CDS encoding putative zinc-binding protein, with translation MTKTETKEAPIRLLPLCAKEAENLDIILACDGAASVGQVGHAVAVELTNSKEAARMCCITAVAAESKAHVDVARRARKLIVINGCANRCASKVLERLNIPYTYETVIAKEGVEKVPTLDFDMEDVQRISEKIAKEALG, from the coding sequence ATGACAAAAACAGAGACCAAGGAAGCACCTATCAGGTTGCTACCTCTCTGTGCCAAAGAAGCCGAGAACCTGGACATCATTCTGGCCTGTGACGGAGCAGCCAGTGTGGGGCAGGTAGGACACGCAGTAGCCGTTGAGTTGACTAACTCGAAGGAAGCGGCTCGTATGTGCTGCATCACGGCCGTTGCCGCGGAGTCCAAGGCCCATGTGGATGTTGCCAGGCGGGCCAGGAAGCTCATCGTCATCAATGGCTGTGCCAATCGTTGCGCCAGCAAGGTACTGGAGAGGCTGAACATCCCCTACACTTATGAGACGGTGATTGCCAAAGAAGGGGTGGAGAAAGTACCCACCCTCGACTTTGACATGGAAGATGTGCAACGCATTTCCGAGAAAATCGCCAAGGAGGCGCTCGGATAA